The following nucleotide sequence is from Gordonia jinghuaiqii.
GGTGATCGACACACTCTCACTTCCGGTCTCCACAACGGAATTGGTGTCCAAGGTCTCCGCGGAGAACATCAAGGACACGGTGATCATCGTCGTAACGGCAACCGACCCCGATCCCCAGCAGGCGGCGAACATCGCGAACGGTTATGCCGGTGTGTTCGGCCGCTACGTCGCCAGAATGGAGAACGTGGAGTACGACCCCGCCGTCAAACCACTTGTCACGGTGGTCAAGACGGCGAGCGGCGACACCGCGGTCCGGTCGGGGTATTCCACCGGACTCGTGATGTCGGTGGCGGTGCTGCTCGCGCTGCTGATCTCGGCGTCGATCGTCTACCTGCTGGAGAGATACGACACCCGGGTGCGGTCGCGACGGCAGATCGAGGCATTGGCCGGCGCCCCGGTGATCGCCGTGTTCGACGCCTGGAGCGTGGAGTCGAACTCGGCCGGAGGAGCGCACGGAGCAGCGCACGGGGATGGCCGCGCACTGGTCGCACGCGCGGAATCGGACGAACCCGCGATCTCTGACACGGCTCGTCGCGCTCTGGTCGGTATTCGTTCTCGGCTCTCGCTGGTGCCGGAGAGCGAGGTCGGCAAGCGCAGCATCGTCACCGTGTTCGGCGATTCCCACGCAGCTGACAGCTCGCGGGTCACCGAAGTACTCGCGGTCGCATCGGCGTCGGTGGGCGATGCCACCGTGGTGATCAGGCCGGGCGACTCACCTCCGCCCGAACCGCGGACCTCCGAACCGGTGAATCCTGATGAGGTGCTCGTCTCGTTCGCGGATTCACGCTTGGAAGCCACCCGCGAGCGCATCGCCGAGATCGGCAAGGAGGTGGACCTGGCCCTCATCGACGCTCCACCGCTGGCGGAGTCGGCCGGATGCGATATCGCCATCGAGAGCGGCGGTTCCGCGCTGATCGTCGTGCGGCCCGGCAAGACGAGCAAGGTCGCCCTCGCCGAGGCGGCAGCGAAGGTGTCGACGCTCGGACGACCCGTCCTGGGAGTGGTGGTGACAAGGGCTCATGAGACCTCCACTGTCAACGGTGTCTACATCTGAAGTCCGGACGCACGCCGTCGGCGGGACGGATGTGCGCAGGAGGACGCCCGCCCGGTCTTCGACCCGGAGAGTTGCTGTGCGGCTCACCATCTCGGCGATCCTGATCACGTCGTCCCTGGCGGGTTGCCACCGCTCTGTGGAGTCGGCCGTCGACGCACCGTCGGTAGCCACCGAGTACCTCCCGCTCGACCTGCCGGATTCGACAGGGCCGAGGGTGTTCGCGCATTACATGCCGAACTTTCCGGTGTCGATCGACAACGAGCCGCCCGAGTCGGACTACTACCGCACCGAGTACCTCGATCCGACGGGCGAGGACGGGATTCACATGTCCTACGGCGGCTACCTTCGGGACCGGCCACTTCCTCGGAAGCCCTCGAAGCAGGGGAAATGGGCCGAACAGAACGTGGAACTCGAGATATCCCAGGCCGAATCGGTGGGCATCGACGGTTTCGCCGTCGACGTCATCCTTCCCAGGAGCCGGTCCGACGTCGTGGACGGGATCCTCGCTGCGGCCGGCACGCCCGGGAGGTTCTCGATCATGCTGACCATGGACATGGGTGGCCCCGTGGCCACGGATCAGCCGATGTCGTCGTTCATCGACGACATCGTGCACTACGCGAAGATGCCCGCAGCATATCGGTTGTCCGACGGTCGCCTGGTACTCAGTGCGTTTCGTGCGGAGCTGCGACCAGTGGGGTGGTGGAGGCAGGTACTGGAGGGTTTGTCTGCCCGCGGTGTGTCGGCGGTGTTCTTTCCGATTCTCCTGGATACGAGCGCCAATCTGGAGAAGTTCGCCGCCATCAGTTATGGGATCGGGTCATGGGGCGGACGCAGCCCCAACGCGTACTCACTCGACGACACCAGGCGAGGCGCGTGGCCGGATCTGGCCCGACGCAGCCGAGCGCTCGGGTTGAAGATCATGTCGCCGGTGGCTTTTCAGGACAACCGGCCCTATGCGCAACTGTACTTCGAGGCGATGAACGGCCTCACGATGCGTTCCGGGTGGGCGGCTGCCGAGGAGATCAAACCCGAGATCGTCCAGATCATGACGTGGAACGACTATGCCGAGACCTCGGCTGTCGCACCCTCGTTGCGCCACGGCTACCGGGTCCTCGACATGCTTGCCTACCACATCGCGAAATTCAAGAGCGGGTCGTCGCCGGCCATTCGCCGAGACGTTGTCTTCGCGACATACCGAACGCAGCGATATCAAGCGGCACCGTCCTTCTCGCAACCGAAGCTCATGCAACTCAGTGCCGACAGCATGCCGGCACGGAACGAGATCGAGGTGACCGCCTACGGCGTGGAACCGTCGTCCATCACGGTCCGCATGGGGTCAGAGGTACGGCACTGCACGGTGTCCAAGGGACTCGACTACTGCACCTTCCCGCTGGGCACGGGCGGCGTGACGATCGAGATGACGCGTGACGGCCGCACGGTCGCGACGGCGGGGGGCGGGCCGGCCGTGACGACCTCGCCCTATGTACAAGACCTGCAGTACGTGGCGGTCGGCGGTCTGCGATGAATGGGATGATTGATCCGGCTCGCTCCGGCAGACAGTGTAGGCATCACCGGCGGTGCCGTCAGGTGATCCTCCTGCCGACGCCAGGCCCACGGTCCGCGGCGGGGGCATGCGCATGAAGTTCCAGGGTGCGGCGAGGTCGGCAGCGTCACCGGTCGATCAGCTGTTGTCCAGTGTCAGCAACGGTGTGGTTCTCCTCGCCATGGCCGCGGTGTCGACCATCGACGACTTCGGAACCCTGTCGCTGCTGTTCACGTTGGCTGCCGCGGCGATCGGCATACTCCGCGGTGCGCTCGGTACCCCGTTGCTTCTGTCAGCGGGCGAGGGGACATCGGCGATAAGACACCACGGGCGGCACGCTGTGGTCGCCGCGCTGGTGGCCGGTGTTCTGGGTGCGCCGGTGCTGCTGGTCGCCGGCGCGGCGCTCGGCCACCCGGCTTTCGGTCTGTTGCTCGCGCTCGCACTGCCGATCATCCTGATGCAGGATACGTTGCGCTACTGCGCGATTGCCTTGGGTCGTGCGCATGTCGCGGTTGTCTGGGACGGTCTGTGGTGCGCGGGCAGCGTGGCGGCGCTACTGCTTGCCTGGTGGCATCCGGTGTGGCTGACTGCGGCCTGGCTACTGGCGGGCTGGGTGGTGTTCGCGGTGGCATCGCTCATCGGCCTCGGCGCGGCACTGCGTGTCGTCCCGGAGTTCTCGGGTACGTGGCGGTGGGTGCGCGCCGACCTCAGGGGCCGGATCCGGTATGGCGTCGATGCGGGGCTGGAGCAGGTCGCGTTCTTCGCGGTGCTCCTCATCGGAACAGTGGTCATCGGGAGTTACGCGACCGCCGCGCTTCGGGGGGCCACCGCCGCCCTGGCGCCGGTGGCGATCCTGGGCAGTTCGATTCCACTGCTCGTCATCCCGGCTGCCATTCGGTCCGGAAAGCAGCCCCGGGAGATCTGGAGATCGCTGACGAAGCTCGCCCTTTTCACCTCGATGTGCTCGGTTGTGGCAGGACTGGTTCTTTATCTACTGCCCGCGCATCTGGGTCATCGCGTGCTCGGCGAATCGTTCGACGTGATTCGCGATGTGGTCCTGATCGTCGCGGCGGAGTACGCGGCGACCGGATGGCTCCTCGTGATCGGGGTGTACCTCAGGTCGCAGAACAGAAGTGCCGAAGTCGTGCGGCTGAGATCCTTCGCGGTGTGCGCCACACTCGTCGGATCGCTTGTCGGTGCGCTCGTGATCGGTTCTCCCGCAGGTCTTGGCGCCTTCTATCTCATCGCCACGATCCTCTCCGTCGGGATGGCGCTGGTGTGGTTCACACCGTGGAGGGAGAGCCCGTGGCAGTTGGGCCGGGGGAGATCGGGTCTGGGGAAGCTGGCCCGGGAATCGACACAACATGTGACGGCCGCACAGGCGCTCGCAGTACGCGCGGGTCCGTCGGGTGCGGTCATTCGAACGAGGGAGGTCGAGAATCATGAAGGGTAATGGAACTGCGGCGGCTATCGCGGGAATCGTCCGGGGGGATCACGATGCTGAGCACGCCCCTGCCGGTCGGGCTGCCGAAATCGACGAGACTCCGCCAGGGGTGGGCAGTGCGATGAGTCGGGTCTGGCGTGGGATGAAAGCTCTGAGAGATGTTGTGTCCGTCGGAGTGTGGCTTTTTCCTCCGTGCCGTCTCAAGAACAGGCTCTTGAACGCGCTCGGCAATGACATCAGCGCGAGCGCGGTGATCTGGCCGGTGCTGGTCCTGTCCTGTGGGCGATTCGAGATCGCCGACGACGTCAGCCTCATGCCGTTCAGTGCCTTTCGACGGATGAACCGGGTGGAGGTCGGTCCTCGAAGCATGATCGGGTTGTTCAATTCGATCACCGCATCGCCGGAGTACCAGCGGTTCGACGATCGTGCCGGCACGCTGAGGATCGGTGAGTCCGCTGGTATCACCAACCGGCATTATCTTGATTGTTCGGGGCGCATCGAGCTCTCGGACGGGGCGGCGATCGGCGGTATCAGGTCGATCTTCCAGTCTCACGAACTCGATATCGTGTTGAACCGACCCACGATCGGGACGATCGTCGTCGGCGAGAACAGCCTGACCGGGAGCTCGTGCATCGTCGCGAAAGGCGTTCACATTCCGAGCAGGTCCTACGTGGGTATGGGTTCGGTGGTGATCCAATCCGCCATCGGCGCGGACGGGCGTCCCGGTCTGTACGCAGGATCGCCGGCGCGGTGGCGCCGGGAACTCCCGGACTGCGAGTGGTGGCACCGGCGGGACACTCACACGCTTCCGCTCACTCGCCACGATTTCGACACGGATTTCGACGACACGGATTTCGGCGGCACGGAGCTCGACAGTACGGATTTGGACAGCACCGGCCCCCGCACCGGAACCGATGCGGACGAGCGATCTGCGGTCTGAGTTGTCACCCCGGTGCGAGCCGACTGAGGTGCTCCCACTTCAGATAGTCGTCGATGCGGGACTGTTCCATCGCCAGGACATGGCCGAAGGACTCGCTGCCGACGATCAGTCGACGCGGCGGGTCGGGCAGTGCGACCAGTTCCAGGAGCGTCGGGACGACGGTGCTGGGCTCCGGCGACACGTCGTCGCCCCACATCTGCTCCATCTCCGAGCGCAGGTCCCGATACTCCGACATCGGTTCGGTGGTGGTCATGCCGGTTGTGAAGAGGCCGGTGTTGTAACCGCCCATCTGCAGGATGGTGACCTCGATCCCGAAGCCGGCGACCTCCATGGCCAGTGCTTCGCTGACCGAGTCCAGTGCGGCCTTGCCCGCACCGTAGAACCCGACCGTGGCCATCCCGACGCCGCTGCCCATCGAGGTGACCTGGAGGATTCGCCCGCCGCCCTGGGCGCGAAGATGCGGGACCACTGCCTGTGCCACCCAGACCGCCCCGAAGAAGTTGACGTCCAGGTGCGCCCGGATCTGCTCTTCGGTGGCTTCTTCGACCATCCCGTACAGCATCGCGCCGGCATTGTTGACCACGATGTCGAGCCGGCCGAATGCCGCGACTGCCTGCTCGACGCCGGTGAACACCGCTCGACGATCGGTGACGTCCAACGCCAGCGGGACGAGTCGACCCGGGTGCGCTTCGGCCAGCCGATCCAGGGGCTCGACGTTGCGGGCCGCCGCGATCACCCGGTCGCCGTTCGCGAGAGCGGCTTCGGTGAACGCCCTGCCCAGGCCCCTCGACGCGCCGGTGACGAACCACACTCGGGTGTGTGACATGGATTCCCCTCCACTAAACGAGACGATCCGTCTCGGTAGGGGAACTTACCGCCCTCGGCCCGACTAATCAATACGTTGCGTCTCGTTTACTTCTGGCTAGGCTCGACGGGTGTCAGAGATGAAGGGTCCGGATCATTCACGCCGCAAGGAACGCTCCCGGCAGGCGATCCTCGGGGCGGCCCGGGCGCTGGTTGCCGAGGCGCCGTACGACAAGGTCACGGTCGAGGCGATCGCGGCACGGGCGGGGGTGGGCAAGCAGACGATCTATCGTCGATGGCCGTCGAAGAGTGCTGTGGTCCTCGCCGCGGTGCTGGCGCTCAGTGAACACGGTGACGGTCAATCGATTTCGTTGCCGGACAGCGGGGATCTCGAGGCCGACCTCAAGACGGTCATGCGGGCCACCGTCGCGGAGTTCGCCGATCCCGCCTTCGATCGGTTGATCCGGGCGGTCAACGCCGAGATCGTCAACGATGCCGACCTGGCGGCCGAGTACCACGAAAAGCTGGCCGGGCCGCTGGAGGAGGCGAAGCGGGCGCGTCTCCGCAGTGCGCAGCGTGCCGGGCAGCTGGATTCGGCCGCCGACCTCGACCTCGCTCTCGCGGTTCTCTATGCGCCACTCTTCCAGCGGTGGCTGCACCGAGCGGGTCCACTGACCGATGACTATGCCGACGCACTGGTCGACGCGATGTTGAGAGCGTTCGGTCCACAGTCGAAGTGAGGGATTCGTATCGGTGTGGCGATGTGTATCCCGCACTCTGTGCCGAGCTCACGCCACCGTCATCACCGCCTGCAGGTACTCCCACTCCATTCGCCCGTTGGTGATGTACCGGTCAGCGTGGGCGGCGATCGCTGCATCGAGCTCGGCGACACGTGCGGCGTCGTCCCCGATGTTGCGATACGTCATGATCGTCGGTCCGTAATGCGCCTTGAAGAAGTCCCGGAACGCCGCGCCGTCGGTGAAATCATCGATTTCCACAGTGGCAGTGGTGAACTGATGGTCGGAGACCCGCTCGCCGAACAGTGATCGCACATGGTCGGCGTCACCCCACAGCGGGCCGGGGCGGGCCCCGGGGGGAGGCGGCGGCGCGTAGGGCTTCAGCACTCCCAGCAGTTCGCCGATGAAACCCGTCGGCGTCCAGTTGATCAGCCCGATCTGTCCGTCCGGTCGGACGACGCGGACGAGTTCGTCGGCACACTTCTGGTGGTTCGGTGCGAACATCACGCCCACGCAGGAGGTCGCGACATCGAAGTCGTCGTCGTCGAACGGGAGGTCCTCGGCGTCTGCGGTGCGCCAGGTGATGCCCAGGTCGCGGTGTCGCGACTCGCCGGTCTCGAGCAGTTCTGGTGTGAGGTCGGTGGCGACGACGTGCCCACCGGCCTGCGCCGCCGGGACCGCGACGTTACCTGCTCCGGCGGCGACGTCGACCACCTTCTGCTTGGGCTCGATGTGCAGCGCGTCGACGAGACGTCGACCCAGTGGGGCGATGAGACCGGCGACTGCGGGATAGTCGCCCGACGCCCACAGCTTGCGGTGGCGGGCCTTGATCTCGGCGTCGATCGGGGTGGGTTGTGTCGTGGTCATGATGAGGAGTCCTCGTGCTCGTCGTGGTGGCGGGTCGCCGCCCGGCCGACGTGGCCGGACACCCATCAGCATCCGACGGCGCGCACCTCGCCTTCCAGACCAGGATCTGTACCGGTGGTGATTCAGATTCTGTACTGGTCTTCGCGCAGTGACAGGTGTGTACTTGGACCACCCGGGTCCTCGGTTCAACCGCTGTACCCGGATCAACTGCTGTGGGGGGCAGCTGCGTACTCCGAACAGTGACGCTGGGAGGCTGCGATGTCGTCGTATGGACAATTCTGTCCGGTGGCCAAGTCGATGGAGTTGCTCGATGAGCGCTGGACTATTCTCGTCGTCCGCGAACTCCTCTTGGGCAGTAGGCATTTCAATGAACTTCGACGAGGCGTTCCCAAGATGTCGCCTGCACTCCTGACCAAGCGGTTACGTGGTCTCGAACGTGCCGGGGTGATCAACCGGAACGTGATCGGCGGTCGTTCGGTGTACACGCTGACGGACATGGGGGAGGAACTGGCGACCGTGGTGGAAGCGTTGAGCGCGTGGGGTGTCCGGTGGATCGGCGAGCTCGGCGATGCCGACCTGGACCCGCATCTGCTCCTGTGGGACATGCACCGCACCGTTCCCGTGGACCGGTGGCCGAGGCGACGCACCATGGTGCAGTTCAGGTTTGACGATGTGGTCGGCAAGGCGAGCACGTGGTGGCTCGTGGTGGCCGGCGGTGAGGCGCAGGTGTGCGACTTCGACCCCGGCTACGACCTCGACGCCACCGTGTTGACCGATCTGCGAACTCTGACCGAGGTCTGGCGCGGCGACATCGACTGGCGGTACGCGCTCGGCAGCAATCGCATCGAGATCCAGGCGTCGGCCTCGGTGGCTCGAGACGTGCCGTCGTGGATCGGGCAGAGCCTGGCGTCGACCGTCACACGACCGGCATGAGGGTCGGGTCTCACCGGAAATACGGCTCTTCCTGAACCCAGTGGAAGCCGCGACCGAGCAGTGGCAGGGAGTTCTCGTCGAACCGGTCGAGAACGATGAGGGCCTGCTGTCCGTCGAGGCTCCCGGAAAGGACGAGTCTGTCCTCGGCGGGCCGCTCGAACCGCAGCGACGCGGCAGGTTCGGCCGACTCCGGCGCGGGTAGCTCGATGATCCCGCGGTCGACGTCGACGACGGCAGGCCGTGTCACCAGATCGGCGTTCATCTGCTGCACCGTGACGGCCCCGGGCACCTCGAAGACGACCCGGCGCCAACGGTCCTGATCGGTGGTCAGCGGCGGTACCTCGCGCCCGTCCAGTGAGAACTGCCGTACCTCCCAGATCCCGTACAGTTCGGTCTTCGGCGCCGCCGAGCCGTACTCGTGCCAGCCCGACCAGCTGATCTGCGCGGTGCCGAGCACCACCCACACGCCGAGCAGGATCTGGACGCGCGTGGACCACCGATTGCGCTCCGGGGTGTCGAACAGCCGCGGTGTCACCGGCGCCGAGGCGGGCCGTTCCAGTACGAACATCGCGAAGAGGTTTTTGAACTGAGGGGCCAGCAGGATCAACGACAGCAGCACCAGATGTGCGGACAAGATCTTGACCGGCACGTCGAAGGTCATGTTCAAGATGAAGACCTGCACCATCGCGACGAAGCTGACGAGGACGCCCAGAGTGGTCGTCCGCGTCCAGAACAGCAGGATGCCGCCCAGCACCTCGACCCCGCCGAGCAGCATCTCGTAGACGGGTGAACTGCCGACCTGCAGCCACAACACCGACGCCGGACTGAACTCCCCGTAGGGCTGCAGGAGTGCGGACAGCGACGGCGGCGGCATCTGCGACGGGATGAGCTTGGCGAAGCCGTAGAAGAGCATCTGGCCGCCCAGGCACAACCGGAGGAAGGTCATCCACCATGCGCTCAGGCG
It contains:
- a CDS encoding endo-1,3-alpha-glucanase family glycosylhydrolase, encoding MRLTISAILITSSLAGCHRSVESAVDAPSVATEYLPLDLPDSTGPRVFAHYMPNFPVSIDNEPPESDYYRTEYLDPTGEDGIHMSYGGYLRDRPLPRKPSKQGKWAEQNVELEISQAESVGIDGFAVDVILPRSRSDVVDGILAAAGTPGRFSIMLTMDMGGPVATDQPMSSFIDDIVHYAKMPAAYRLSDGRLVLSAFRAELRPVGWWRQVLEGLSARGVSAVFFPILLDTSANLEKFAAISYGIGSWGGRSPNAYSLDDTRRGAWPDLARRSRALGLKIMSPVAFQDNRPYAQLYFEAMNGLTMRSGWAAAEEIKPEIVQIMTWNDYAETSAVAPSLRHGYRVLDMLAYHIAKFKSGSSPAIRRDVVFATYRTQRYQAAPSFSQPKLMQLSADSMPARNEIEVTAYGVEPSSITVRMGSEVRHCTVSKGLDYCTFPLGTGGVTIEMTRDGRTVATAGGGPAVTTSPYVQDLQYVAVGGLR
- a CDS encoding Wzz/FepE/Etk N-terminal domain-containing protein codes for the protein MEFLRLTWYVIRRRWPVVLVSLALCVVAGTIFSNSQPATYTASAQMFLRAPDVKSSASAYQGDLFSRQRAQTYMNLFSSDDLAKSVIDTLSLPVSTTELVSKVSAENIKDTVIIVVTATDPDPQQAANIANGYAGVFGRYVARMENVEYDPAVKPLVTVVKTASGDTAVRSGYSTGLVMSVAVLLALLISASIVYLLERYDTRVRSRRQIEALAGAPVIAVFDAWSVESNSAGGAHGAAHGDGRALVARAESDEPAISDTARRALVGIRSRLSLVPESEVGKRSIVTVFGDSHAADSSRVTEVLAVASASVGDATVVIRPGDSPPPEPRTSEPVNPDEVLVSFADSRLEATRERIAEIGKEVDLALIDAPPLAESAGCDIAIESGGSALIVVRPGKTSKVALAEAAAKVSTLGRPVLGVVVTRAHETSTVNGVYI
- a CDS encoding class I SAM-dependent methyltransferase, which translates into the protein MTTTQPTPIDAEIKARHRKLWASGDYPAVAGLIAPLGRRLVDALHIEPKQKVVDVAAGAGNVAVPAAQAGGHVVATDLTPELLETGESRHRDLGITWRTADAEDLPFDDDDFDVATSCVGVMFAPNHQKCADELVRVVRPDGQIGLINWTPTGFIGELLGVLKPYAPPPPPGARPGPLWGDADHVRSLFGERVSDHQFTTATVEIDDFTDGAAFRDFFKAHYGPTIMTYRNIGDDAARVAELDAAIAAHADRYITNGRMEWEYLQAVMTVA
- a CDS encoding SDR family NAD(P)-dependent oxidoreductase; this encodes MSHTRVWFVTGASRGLGRAFTEAALANGDRVIAAARNVEPLDRLAEAHPGRLVPLALDVTDRRAVFTGVEQAVAAFGRLDIVVNNAGAMLYGMVEEATEEQIRAHLDVNFFGAVWVAQAVVPHLRAQGGGRILQVTSMGSGVGMATVGFYGAGKAALDSVSEALAMEVAGFGIEVTILQMGGYNTGLFTTGMTTTEPMSEYRDLRSEMEQMWGDDVSPEPSTVVPTLLELVALPDPPRRLIVGSESFGHVLAMEQSRIDDYLKWEHLSRLAPG
- a CDS encoding TetR/AcrR family transcriptional regulator yields the protein MKGPDHSRRKERSRQAILGAARALVAEAPYDKVTVEAIAARAGVGKQTIYRRWPSKSAVVLAAVLALSEHGDGQSISLPDSGDLEADLKTVMRATVAEFADPAFDRLIRAVNAEIVNDADLAAEYHEKLAGPLEEAKRARLRSAQRAGQLDSAADLDLALAVLYAPLFQRWLHRAGPLTDDYADALVDAMLRAFGPQSK
- a CDS encoding winged helix-turn-helix transcriptional regulator, whose product is MSSYGQFCPVAKSMELLDERWTILVVRELLLGSRHFNELRRGVPKMSPALLTKRLRGLERAGVINRNVIGGRSVYTLTDMGEELATVVEALSAWGVRWIGELGDADLDPHLLLWDMHRTVPVDRWPRRRTMVQFRFDDVVGKASTWWLVVAGGEAQVCDFDPGYDLDATVLTDLRTLTEVWRGDIDWRYALGSNRIEIQASASVARDVPSWIGQSLASTVTRPA
- a CDS encoding acyltransferase is translated as MKGNGTAAAIAGIVRGDHDAEHAPAGRAAEIDETPPGVGSAMSRVWRGMKALRDVVSVGVWLFPPCRLKNRLLNALGNDISASAVIWPVLVLSCGRFEIADDVSLMPFSAFRRMNRVEVGPRSMIGLFNSITASPEYQRFDDRAGTLRIGESAGITNRHYLDCSGRIELSDGAAIGGIRSIFQSHELDIVLNRPTIGTIVVGENSLTGSSCIVAKGVHIPSRSYVGMGSVVIQSAIGADGRPGLYAGSPARWRRELPDCEWWHRRDTHTLPLTRHDFDTDFDDTDFGGTELDSTDLDSTGPRTGTDADERSAV
- a CDS encoding DoxX family protein; this translates as MTTTETPTPLPTDNPQSTDDAAEDPWTVRPWTAFHRIGFRFLFLYTALFCLIFAQITFVYTGILGTLLPDDAIIWQMTALAPALSWVGHNVFGVDATLRMDSGSGDQTAIWILMFCILVAAAALTAVWSFLDRNRPGYTRLSAWWMTFLRLCLGGQMLFYGFAKLIPSQMPPPSLSALLQPYGEFSPASVLWLQVGSSPVYEMLLGGVEVLGGILLFWTRTTTLGVLVSFVAMVQVFILNMTFDVPVKILSAHLVLLSLILLAPQFKNLFAMFVLERPASAPVTPRLFDTPERNRWSTRVQILLGVWVVLGTAQISWSGWHEYGSAAPKTELYGIWEVRQFSLDGREVPPLTTDQDRWRRVVFEVPGAVTVQQMNADLVTRPAVVDVDRGIIELPAPESAEPAASLRFERPAEDRLVLSGSLDGQQALIVLDRFDENSLPLLGRGFHWVQEEPYFR